From the Gasterosteus aculeatus chromosome 13, fGasAcu3.hap1.1, whole genome shotgun sequence genome, one window contains:
- the LOC120830332 gene encoding uncharacterized protein LOC120830332: protein MSCGIIRPFRRYFNPPNFTGFIGHPFPVEMRRQCTLQVFFVLSLHVLSKAHYVIGSGPSCLRSSPAGLGQTRVTFLREDATGVRSLYVSLWSEDARPVTCQVNTNPTVTDRYFSVCNRSGGQGREIRRKFNTSMLLSPGSPCKLASSGVPEFIFKRARRDATEGKVVRRKRAWIFPGTLWCGTGSKADEYEQLGMFESADRCCREHDHCLHVIPAFTGNYGVFNSNFFTVSHCDCDQRFRECLLGVNDSISSMVGYSFFNILRVPCFDLTQQRRCTEWYWWGMCKVAEMAPCAVFRSPLPYADVTSNNGNTTDSNMVANSKEKLVNESIVIEPLKKLPKSERRCKSRHRPKGGTFYLRRTKGKGCKRQKKLNTTTPSQMSTVSATSLSMEVSHLNEIKSTAALPIKKRLGKKKSNGQGLSDYVTQRSQIPPPANMSSDQKTATQSLPSFTRKPVLQPHRVTAPPAVGKSRKKVPKQQQQRRCCGLRTSVRGDTFQPRCKSCLEQKATSGMTTVTQSKTMYVVPVKMSTNSTRILKRTETPQQDDPKTLWSTAASATSVHNEVKPQKQMDSPLQQNDTSRGLMCTNVAQSTNAGRGLKQNFASDNMTDHQLLCGSLKHLDECKYSILPLGNKYNLQNMKSKTAYHCDCTSRVAVLIKSFKQPSILPKLLMDFVSQSCFNLPNEKKCHRRKSCSGGFSKASDLLQALSMMEERDTTGVQNSANERKRGIPTRLYKRCLRLVREADVGAQLAQL from the exons ATGTCATGCGGAATAATTCGTCCATTCAGGCGTTATTTTAACCCACCAAACTTTACTGGATTCATTGGGCATCCATTTCCCGTTGAGATGCGAAGACAGTGCACGCTACAAGTTTTTTTCGTCTTATCGTTGCACGTTTTATCCAAAGCGCATTATGTTATCGGATCGGGTCCGTCTTGCCTCAGATCGAGTCCCGCGGGACTCGGTCAGACGCGCGTCACGTTTCTGCGGGAGGACGCGACCGGTGTGCGCTCCTTGTACGTCAGCCTGTGGTCTGAGGACGCGCGACCGGTAACCTGCCAGGTGAACACCAATCCGACTGTCACCGACAGGTACTTCAGTGTCTGCAACAGAAGCGGCGGCCAGGGCCGAGAAATCCGCCGGAAGTTTAACACCAGCATGCTGTTATCTCCGGGTTCACCGTGCAAACTCGCCTCCTCCGGTGTGCCGGAGTTTATCTTCAAGCGCGCAAGAAGAGATGCGACGGAGGGGAAAGTAGTTCGGAGGAAACGGGCGTGGATATTCCCGGGCACGTTGTGGTGCGGTACCGGCAGCAAGGCGGATGAATACGAACAGCTAG GGATGTTCGAGAGTGCAGATCGATGCTGCCGTGAGCACGACCACTGCCTGCATGTCATCCCGGCTTTCACTGGGAATTATGGAGTCTTCAACTCCAACTTTTTTACCGTCTCACACTGTGACTGTGACCAAAG GTTTCGAGAGTGCCTTCTTGGTGTGAATGATTCCATTTCCAGCATGGTGGGCTACAGCTTCTTCAACATCCTGCGGGTTCCCTGCTTTGACCTCACACAGCAGAGGCGATGCACGGAGTGGTACTGGTGGGGAAT GTGTAAAGTGGCCGAAATGGCTCCATGTGCCGTCTTCAGAAGTCCCCTTCCCTATGCTGATGTTACGAGCAATAATGGGAACACCACTGACAGCAACATGGTAGCAAATAGCAAGGAGAAGCTTGTAAACGAAAGCATTGTGATCGAGCCACTCAAAAAGTTACCCAAAAGTGAACGTAGATGTAAATCCAGACACCGACCCAAAGGAGGAACTTTCTACCTCAGAAGGACAAAGGGGAAAGGAtgtaaaaggcaaaaaaaactgaatacaaCGACACCATCCCAAATGTCAACAGTGTCCGCCACTAGTCTTTCAATGGAAGTcagtcatttaaatgaaattaaaagtaCTGCAGCGCTGCCGATTAAAAAAAGACTTGGAAAAAAGAAGAGCAACGGACAAGGTCTGTCGGATTACGTCACACAGAGAAGCCAAATCCCACCACCGGCGAACATGAGCTCAGATCAAAAAACAGCAACTCAAAGCCTGCCGTCTTTCACCCGGAAGCCGGTGCTGCAGCCACACCGAGTAACAGCCCCACCAGCAGTGGGCAAAAGTCGCAAAAAGGTtccgaaacaacaacaacaacgccgtTGTTGTGGACTACGGACGTCTGTCAGAGGTGACACTTTTCAGCCTCGTTGTAAAAGTTGTCTAGAACAAAAAGCAACATCCGGCATGACAACTGTTACACAATCAAAGACTATGTATGTGGTGCCAGTCAAAATGTCAACAAACTCGACTCGGATCCTCAAACGGACAGAAACGCCCCAACAAGACGATCCAAAAACACTCTGGAGTACGGCTGCTTCTGCAACCTCCGTTCATAATGAAGTCAAGCCGCAAAAGCAGATGGATTCTCCTCTACAGCAGAATGATACAAGCCGTGGGCTCATGTGTACCAACGTAGCCCAAAGTACAAATGCAGGAAGAGGCCTGAAGCAAAACTTTGCATCAGATAATATGACAG ACCATCAACTCCTGTGTGGAAGCCTCAAACATCTGGATGAATGTAAATACAGCATCCTCCCTTTGGGGAACAAGTATAATCTACAGAACATGAAGTCAAAGACCGCGTACCACTGTGATTGCACCAGCCG CGTGGCTGTTCTGATTAAAAGCTTCAAGCAACCCAGTATTCTCCCCAAGCTGCTAATGGATTTTGTATCTCAATCCTGCTTCAATCTGCCCAATGAGAAGAAATGCCACCGCCGCAAAAG CTGTTCTGGAGGCTTCTCTAAAGCCTCTGACCTACTTCAAGCACTTAGCATGATGGAGGAAAGAGACACTACTGGGGTGCAAAACTCAGCcaatgagagaaagagagggattcCTACTCGTCTTTATAAGCGTTGCCTGAGGCTGGTAAGGGAAGCTGATGTTGGGGCACAGCTCGCACAACTTTAG
- the LOC120830995 gene encoding rabphilin-3A isoform X1, protein MTDTVVSSSSDRWQSNDRTKHAGDKEQGNWTMQPGPGPAPDLTDEEKEIINNVIARAEKMEAMEQERIGRLINRLDDMKKTVCGDGQSRCLLCGEQFGSPGVSSVVCEDCKKNMCTKCGTQCGSRPRAVWLCKICREQREVWKRSGAWFFKGFPKQFLPSPMPLTKTTEGGAKEAAKAKEPRAPEPRKTVIQPTAPEPQGRGGYPPVAPKPSVARMATGGAGPEEAGQGSPVAIKKMIPTQSSRPPSAASATVAQQGPAAGDGGAYSTAAGAPEQRMPPPAREDRRQPAAHGAPPARQQPPPAEEEEEANDYDSDEATTLGSLEFSLLYEQENNSLHCSILKAKGLKPMDSNGLADPYVKLHLLPGASKSNKLRTKTLRNTRNPAWNETLTYHGLTDDDMQRKTLRLSVCDEDKFGHNEFIGETRVALKKLKLNQKKNFNVCLERVIPTKRTATAGGARGIALYEDEPGKEGGEVEERGRILISLMYSTQQNRLLVGVVRCVHLAAMDANGYSDPYVKICLKPDMGKKAKCKTQIKKRTLNPEFNEEFGYEIKHSELAKKSLAISVWDYDIGKSNDYIGGCQLGITAKGERLKHWYECLKNKDKRIERWHTLYNENPVTSD, encoded by the exons ATGACGGACACGGTGGTGAGCAGCAGTTCGGATCGCTGGCAGTCCAACGACAGGACCAAGCACGCCGG TGACAAAGAGCA GGGGAACTGGACAATGCAGCCAGGTCCCGGCCCTGCTCCAGACCTAAcagatgaagagaaagagatCATAAACAATGTGATTGCACGTGCCGAGAAAATGGAGGCCATGGAGCAAGAACGAATTGG GCGCTTGATTAATCGCCTGGACGACATGAAGAAGACCGTGTGTGGGGACGGACAGTCCCGCTGCTTGCTGTGTGGGGAGCAGTTTGGGTCACCAGGTGTTAGCTCAGTGGTGTGCGAGGACTGCAAAAAG AACATGTGTACAAAGTGTGGTACACAGTGTGGCAGTCGGCCACGTGCTGTGTGGCTATGCAAGATCTGCAGAGAACAGCGAGAG gTGTGGAAGAGGTCTGGTGCCTGGTTCTTCAAAGGTTTTCCCAAACAGTTCTTGCCGTCGCCGATGCCATTAACTAAAACAACGGAGGGAGGAGCCAAGGAGGCGGCAAAGGCAAAAGAGCCCCGAGCCCCTGAGCCCAGGAAGACAGTGATCCAACCCACAG CACCAGAGCCACAGGGCCGTGGTGGTTACCCACCTGTGGCCCCAAAACCATCAGTTGCACGCATGGCCACGGGTGGGGCCGGCCCTGAAGAGGCGGGGCAGGGCAGCCCAGTGGCGATTAAGAAGATGATTCCAACCCAGAGCTCCAGACCCCCGTCTGCCGCATCAGCCACCGTGGCCCAGCAGG GTCCGGCGGCAGGAGATGGAGGTGCATACTCCACTGCTGCTGGTGCTCCGGAGCAGAGAATGCCTCCTCCAGCGAGAGAGGACAGGAGGCAGCCCGCTGCCCACGGCGCTCCTCCCGCCCGACAGCAACCTCccccagcagaggaggaggaggaggccaacgACTACGACTCGGATGAAGCCA CAACTCTGGGCTCTTTAGAATTCAGTCTGCTCTATGAACAGGAAAACAACAGCCTCCATTGTAGTATTCTCAAGGCAAAG GGACTGAAGCCCATGGACTCAAATGGACTTGCAGATCCTTATGTCAAACTTCATCTGTTGCCCGGGGCCAGTAAG TCCAACAAGCTGCGCACAAAGACCTTGAGAAACACTCGCAACCCTGCGTGGAATGAGACGCTCACCTACCACGGTCTGACAGATGACGACATGCAGCGTAAGACCCTCAG GCTGTCCGTCTGTGACGAAGACAAATTCGGGCATAATGAGTTTATTGGGGAGACGCGAGTGGCGCTGAAGAAGCTGAAGTTGAACCAGAAGAAGAACTTCAACGTGTGTCTGGAGAGAGTTATCCCT ACAAAGAGAACTGCAACAGCCGGGGGAGCCCGAGGGATCGCTCTCTACGAAGACGAG CCGGGGAAAGAAGGCGGAGAGGTTGAGGAGCGCGGCCGGATCCTGATCTCCCTCATGTACAGCACCCAGCAGAATCGCCTCCTCGTGGGTGTTGTACGCTGTGTCCACCTGGCTGCCATGGACGCTAATGGCTACTCTGACCCATATGTCAAAAT atgtctGAAACCTGACATGGGGAAGAAGGCCAAGTGCAAAACACAGATCAAGAAGAGGACTTTAAACCCAGAGTTTAACGAG GAATTCGGCTATGAGATTAAACACAGTGAACTGGCCAAGAAGAGTTTAGCTATCTCTGTGTGGGACTACGATATTGGGAAATCCAACGACTACATtg GTGGCTGTCAGCTGGGTATCACTGCCAAAGGAGAGAGGCTGAAGCACTGGTATGAGTGTCTGAAGAACAAGGACAAGAGGATTGAGCGCTGGCACACTTTGTATAATGAGAATCCCGTTACCAGTGATTAA
- the LOC120830995 gene encoding rabphilin-3A isoform X2, translating to MTDTVVSSSSDRWQSNDRTKHAGGNWTMQPGPGPAPDLTDEEKEIINNVIARAEKMEAMEQERIGRLINRLDDMKKTVCGDGQSRCLLCGEQFGSPGVSSVVCEDCKKNMCTKCGTQCGSRPRAVWLCKICREQREVWKRSGAWFFKGFPKQFLPSPMPLTKTTEGGAKEAAKAKEPRAPEPRKTVIQPTAPEPQGRGGYPPVAPKPSVARMATGGAGPEEAGQGSPVAIKKMIPTQSSRPPSAASATVAQQGPAAGDGGAYSTAAGAPEQRMPPPAREDRRQPAAHGAPPARQQPPPAEEEEEANDYDSDEATTLGSLEFSLLYEQENNSLHCSILKAKGLKPMDSNGLADPYVKLHLLPGASKSNKLRTKTLRNTRNPAWNETLTYHGLTDDDMQRKTLRLSVCDEDKFGHNEFIGETRVALKKLKLNQKKNFNVCLERVIPTKRTATAGGARGIALYEDEPGKEGGEVEERGRILISLMYSTQQNRLLVGVVRCVHLAAMDANGYSDPYVKICLKPDMGKKAKCKTQIKKRTLNPEFNEEFGYEIKHSELAKKSLAISVWDYDIGKSNDYIGGCQLGITAKGERLKHWYECLKNKDKRIERWHTLYNENPVTSD from the exons ATGACGGACACGGTGGTGAGCAGCAGTTCGGATCGCTGGCAGTCCAACGACAGGACCAAGCACGCCGG GGGGAACTGGACAATGCAGCCAGGTCCCGGCCCTGCTCCAGACCTAAcagatgaagagaaagagatCATAAACAATGTGATTGCACGTGCCGAGAAAATGGAGGCCATGGAGCAAGAACGAATTGG GCGCTTGATTAATCGCCTGGACGACATGAAGAAGACCGTGTGTGGGGACGGACAGTCCCGCTGCTTGCTGTGTGGGGAGCAGTTTGGGTCACCAGGTGTTAGCTCAGTGGTGTGCGAGGACTGCAAAAAG AACATGTGTACAAAGTGTGGTACACAGTGTGGCAGTCGGCCACGTGCTGTGTGGCTATGCAAGATCTGCAGAGAACAGCGAGAG gTGTGGAAGAGGTCTGGTGCCTGGTTCTTCAAAGGTTTTCCCAAACAGTTCTTGCCGTCGCCGATGCCATTAACTAAAACAACGGAGGGAGGAGCCAAGGAGGCGGCAAAGGCAAAAGAGCCCCGAGCCCCTGAGCCCAGGAAGACAGTGATCCAACCCACAG CACCAGAGCCACAGGGCCGTGGTGGTTACCCACCTGTGGCCCCAAAACCATCAGTTGCACGCATGGCCACGGGTGGGGCCGGCCCTGAAGAGGCGGGGCAGGGCAGCCCAGTGGCGATTAAGAAGATGATTCCAACCCAGAGCTCCAGACCCCCGTCTGCCGCATCAGCCACCGTGGCCCAGCAGG GTCCGGCGGCAGGAGATGGAGGTGCATACTCCACTGCTGCTGGTGCTCCGGAGCAGAGAATGCCTCCTCCAGCGAGAGAGGACAGGAGGCAGCCCGCTGCCCACGGCGCTCCTCCCGCCCGACAGCAACCTCccccagcagaggaggaggaggaggccaacgACTACGACTCGGATGAAGCCA CAACTCTGGGCTCTTTAGAATTCAGTCTGCTCTATGAACAGGAAAACAACAGCCTCCATTGTAGTATTCTCAAGGCAAAG GGACTGAAGCCCATGGACTCAAATGGACTTGCAGATCCTTATGTCAAACTTCATCTGTTGCCCGGGGCCAGTAAG TCCAACAAGCTGCGCACAAAGACCTTGAGAAACACTCGCAACCCTGCGTGGAATGAGACGCTCACCTACCACGGTCTGACAGATGACGACATGCAGCGTAAGACCCTCAG GCTGTCCGTCTGTGACGAAGACAAATTCGGGCATAATGAGTTTATTGGGGAGACGCGAGTGGCGCTGAAGAAGCTGAAGTTGAACCAGAAGAAGAACTTCAACGTGTGTCTGGAGAGAGTTATCCCT ACAAAGAGAACTGCAACAGCCGGGGGAGCCCGAGGGATCGCTCTCTACGAAGACGAG CCGGGGAAAGAAGGCGGAGAGGTTGAGGAGCGCGGCCGGATCCTGATCTCCCTCATGTACAGCACCCAGCAGAATCGCCTCCTCGTGGGTGTTGTACGCTGTGTCCACCTGGCTGCCATGGACGCTAATGGCTACTCTGACCCATATGTCAAAAT atgtctGAAACCTGACATGGGGAAGAAGGCCAAGTGCAAAACACAGATCAAGAAGAGGACTTTAAACCCAGAGTTTAACGAG GAATTCGGCTATGAGATTAAACACAGTGAACTGGCCAAGAAGAGTTTAGCTATCTCTGTGTGGGACTACGATATTGGGAAATCCAACGACTACATtg GTGGCTGTCAGCTGGGTATCACTGCCAAAGGAGAGAGGCTGAAGCACTGGTATGAGTGTCTGAAGAACAAGGACAAGAGGATTGAGCGCTGGCACACTTTGTATAATGAGAATCCCGTTACCAGTGATTAA